One window from the genome of Bradyrhizobium xenonodulans encodes:
- a CDS encoding PEP/pyruvate-binding domain-containing protein, whose translation MHIVRIGAEATELRPAEEIGAKAANLARMAALGLPVPPAFVLPVKLCAAIIAGHAHAAQHLRDGLREGIAFLESASGKRFGDRRQPLLVSVRSGAARSMPGMLETVLNVGCTPDAVHGLIRATGRSRLAWDCRRRFLESFGETVLELAPASFAARISELVGAECAGNDRELDSEALERLAGDEQALIEDRADGRLEDAFAQLEAAAEAVYRSWTSERAQTYRALQDLEALEGTAVTVQTMVFGNGGLASGAGVAFSRDPSTGAPRPMIDLVLDAQGEDVVSGRRTPDSAEAIARELPRIEAELGEVLKRLEREFTDVQDVEFTVEDGKLWVLQTRTAKRTPRAAARIAIDLVHEGVIPKDEALARIAEIDLDSLTETRLASPGRPATTGIGASGGIGIGRAAFSSESAQRLSAAGEPVILLRPDTSTADIAGFALAAGIVTSIGARTSHAALVARQMGKPCVVGCHALKIDPVAGRAELADAVLSEGEWITIEGDAGELYLGRGETIRTRPEAELAEIAAWQSQTGRHDRCAATAQCVPDHI comes from the coding sequence ATGCATATCGTGCGTATCGGCGCTGAGGCGACCGAATTGCGGCCTGCCGAAGAGATCGGCGCCAAGGCGGCCAACCTCGCCCGGATGGCGGCGCTCGGCCTGCCGGTGCCGCCCGCCTTCGTGCTGCCAGTCAAGCTCTGCGCCGCCATCATCGCCGGCCACGCCCACGCCGCGCAGCATTTGCGTGACGGGTTGAGGGAAGGAATTGCCTTCCTGGAGAGCGCAAGCGGAAAACGCTTCGGCGACCGCAGGCAGCCGCTCCTGGTGTCCGTGCGGTCCGGCGCGGCGCGCTCGATGCCCGGCATGCTGGAAACCGTTCTCAATGTCGGCTGCACTCCCGATGCCGTGCACGGCCTGATCCGGGCCACCGGGCGGTCGCGGCTCGCGTGGGATTGCCGGCGCCGTTTCCTCGAAAGCTTCGGCGAGACCGTGCTCGAGCTCGCGCCCGCCTCATTCGCCGCCCGCATCTCCGAGCTCGTCGGCGCCGAATGCGCCGGCAACGACCGCGAGCTCGACAGCGAAGCGCTGGAGCGGCTTGCCGGCGATGAGCAGGCGCTGATCGAGGACCGCGCCGACGGCCGGCTCGAGGACGCCTTCGCGCAGTTGGAAGCCGCAGCCGAGGCAGTTTACCGCTCCTGGACGAGCGAGCGCGCACAGACCTATCGGGCGCTCCAGGATCTCGAAGCGCTCGAAGGCACTGCCGTGACCGTGCAGACGATGGTCTTCGGCAATGGCGGGCTTGCCTCCGGTGCCGGCGTGGCCTTCTCGCGCGACCCTTCGACGGGTGCGCCCCGCCCGATGATCGATCTCGTGCTCGATGCGCAGGGCGAAGACGTCGTTTCGGGACGCCGCACGCCCGACTCCGCCGAGGCGATCGCGCGCGAGCTGCCGAGGATCGAAGCGGAGCTCGGCGAGGTCCTGAAACGGCTCGAACGCGAATTCACCGACGTCCAGGACGTCGAATTCACGGTCGAGGACGGCAAGCTCTGGGTCCTCCAGACCCGCACCGCCAAGCGCACGCCGCGCGCCGCGGCCCGGATCGCGATCGATCTCGTCCATGAAGGCGTGATCCCGAAGGACGAGGCCCTGGCGCGGATTGCCGAGATCGATCTCGACTCGCTCACCGAAACCAGGCTGGCCTCTCCCGGCAGGCCTGCAACGACCGGCATCGGCGCCTCCGGCGGCATCGGCATCGGACGTGCAGCCTTCTCTTCCGAAAGCGCCCAACGGCTTTCGGCGGCGGGCGAGCCGGTCATCCTGCTGCGCCCCGATACCAGCACGGCCGATATCGCCGGCTTCGCGCTAGCCGCCGGCATCGTCACGTCGATCGGCGCGCGCACTTCGCACGCGGCCCTGGTGGCGCGGCAAATGGGCAAGCCCTGCGTGGTCGGCTGCCACGCGCTGAAGATCGATCCGGTCGCGGGGCGAGCCGAGCTCGCCGATGCCGTACTCTCCGAAGGCGAATGGATCACGATCGAGGGCGACGCGGGAGAGCTTTATCTCGGGCGCGGCGAGACGATACGGACGCGGCCTGAAGCCGAGCTTGCCGAGATCGCCGCATGGCAATCGCAGACCGGCCGGCACGACCGGTGCGCCGCCACCGCTCAATGCGTCCCCGACCATATCTGA
- a CDS encoding acetate/propionate family kinase produces MAASVLVLNSGSSSIKFGLFDISAAEPALLCTGLLDEHEAKPRLVVKSPAGEHLFETQREAADADSVHLFTEVLGFIENRFGDHRQRVIGHRIVHGGPDYSGPVELTDDVTAKLEALAPLAPLHQPRCLVPVRTIRTIKPDLMQIACFDTAFHHSMAPPANRFAIPRRFEARGIRRYGFHGLSFEYVAGRLAGIAPELAAKRTVIAHLGNGASLCALRDGRSIDTTMGLTPLDGLVMGTRCGMIDPGVLLYLQQHEKMPVEDVQHLLYHQSGLLGVSGLSADMRTLLASHETAARDAVDLFTFRAAQQVAMMANSLGGLDCLVFTGGIGEHAKKIRGAIGERLAWLGLRIDAAANDEGRERIGGGAVETFVIPTNEEITIARHCAALLRAPHIA; encoded by the coding sequence ATGGCGGCGTCGGTCCTCGTTCTCAATTCGGGATCGTCGAGCATCAAGTTCGGCCTGTTCGATATTTCCGCGGCCGAGCCTGCCCTGCTCTGCACGGGCCTGCTCGACGAGCACGAGGCCAAGCCGCGGCTCGTCGTGAAGAGTCCCGCGGGCGAGCATTTGTTCGAGACGCAGAGGGAGGCGGCGGATGCGGACAGCGTTCATCTCTTCACTGAGGTGCTCGGCTTCATCGAGAACCGTTTTGGCGACCATCGCCAGCGCGTGATCGGCCACCGCATCGTCCACGGCGGTCCGGACTATTCAGGTCCGGTCGAATTGACGGATGACGTCACTGCAAAGCTGGAAGCACTCGCACCGCTGGCACCGCTGCACCAGCCGCGTTGCCTGGTGCCTGTCCGCACCATCAGGACGATCAAGCCCGACCTGATGCAGATCGCCTGCTTCGACACCGCCTTCCATCACAGCATGGCGCCGCCGGCGAACCGCTTCGCCATTCCGAGGCGCTTCGAGGCGCGCGGCATCCGCCGCTACGGCTTCCACGGGCTCTCGTTCGAATATGTCGCGGGCCGCCTCGCCGGGATCGCACCCGAGCTTGCGGCCAAGCGCACCGTGATCGCCCATCTCGGCAACGGCGCGAGCCTGTGCGCATTGCGTGATGGCCGCAGCATCGACACCACGATGGGCCTGACGCCGCTCGACGGCCTCGTGATGGGCACGCGCTGCGGCATGATCGATCCCGGCGTGCTGCTCTATCTGCAGCAGCACGAGAAGATGCCGGTCGAGGACGTCCAGCACCTGCTCTACCACCAGTCGGGCCTGCTCGGTGTTTCCGGCCTCTCCGCCGACATGCGCACACTGCTCGCGAGCCACGAGACTGCGGCGCGCGACGCAGTCGATCTCTTCACCTTCCGCGCGGCACAGCAGGTCGCGATGATGGCGAACTCGCTTGGCGGGCTGGACTGTCTGGTCTTCACCGGCGGCATCGGCGAGCATGCGAAGAAGATCCGTGGCGCGATCGGTGAGCGGCTCGCGTGGCTCGGCCTGCGCATCGATGCGGCGGCGAATGATGAGGGACGCGAGCGGATCGGCGGCGGCGCCGTCGAGACCTTCGTCATCCCCACCAATGAAGAGATCACGATCGCTCGCCATTGCGCCGCGCTGCTTCGCGCGCCGCATATCGCGTGA